TTCCACCGTCATTGCCAACATTTCGCTGATGTTCTTGCCCTTGTAGCGGATGTCGAGGGTTTCGCGGTTGTAACGCTTGCCGTCGCACACTTCGCAGGTCACGTACACGCCCGGCAAAAAGTGCATTTCGACCTTGATCAAATCATCGCCGGAACAGGCTTCGCAGCGTCCGCCTTTGACGTTGAACGAAAACCGTCCCGGCAAATAGCCGCGTGAACGCGCTTTTTGCGTCGCTGCAAACATATCCGTGATACTACAATAACTTTACATCCGCCTGAGCTTGTGCCAATTTTTTTGCCGCAGCCTCCATCTGAGGATAAAGAGCATTGAGCTTGATAGCTGCTTCTTGCCGAAGCATCTGCAAATCCGACACACCTGCCATCAGTGATGATTCAATAACACGTTTACGTGCAGCAATTTGAGATCGAACAGCATTCTTGTCAGCTTCAGATACTGCATTATGGGGATTAAAAACATATCGGCGTTCGCAGGATTTCCTCCAATCTACCACTGCACGAGTCAAAACCTCCCCAAATCCACGCACAGCTTGCACTTTATACCCATCTCTTTATACACAAATCAGTCCTCCCCCAACTCACTAGGCTCTGTTGACATTTCATCGAGTCCAAATTAATACGGCGACAAACGCGAGGAAGCCCAGAAAATTTTGCGCTTTCTTTTCAAACCGTGAAAAGACGCGTCGATAGTGTTTCATCTTTCCAAAAAAGCACTCGATCAAGTGACGTTCTTTGTAAGCGACCCAATCACATTTCCGAGGCTCAAGCGCATTGGATTTTGAAGGAATCAGTGCTTCGATCCCTTGTTTTTCCAAATATTCCACGAAGGCTTTTGAATCATAACCTTTATCAGCCATGAGTCTTTTAAGGGGAATAGACGTGACCAGCGCCTCTGCTTGACCAATATCGGACGCTTGACCGGGGGTTAGAATAAATCGCAAGGGATAACCCAACGCATCCGTTAACGCATGGATTTTACAGCTAAATCCACCTTTGGAACGTCCGAGAGCCTCAGCTTCGGCATCACTTTTTTTGCGCCCGCTGCGCAGGCATGAGCACGCACAATCGTGCTGTCGATAAAACCTTCCTGTAAATCCGCATCAAGGCTGACCGCTGCGAACATCTCATCCCAAATACCCGCTGTTACCCAACGGTCATACCGCTTGAAAACACTGTTCCACTGACCGTATTCGGGCGGCAAACTACGCCATTGGCTGCCCGAACGGAGTATCCATAAAACACCATTAAGAAAGTGACGACAACGTCCAGAATCACCCACGTAAACACGGGGATGAACACGCAGAAATTCATGCAGCAATGACCA
The DNA window shown above is from Candidatus Thiothrix sulfatifontis and carries:
- a CDS encoding IS5 family transposase; the encoded protein is MRSGRKKSDAEAEALGRSKGGFSCKIHALTDALGYPLRFILTPGQASDIGQAEALVTSIPLKRLMADKGYDSKAFVEYLEKQGIEALIPSKSNALEPRKCDWVAYKERHLIECFFGKMKHYRRVFSRFEKKAQNFLGFLAFVAVLIWTR
- a CDS encoding IS5 family transposase, whose protein sequence is MNRYYLTDDQWSLLHEFLRVHPRVYVGDSGRCRHFLNGVLWILRSGSQWRSLPPEYGQWNSVFKRYDRWVTAGIWDEMFAAVSLDADLQEGFIDSTIVRAHACAAGAKKVMPKLRLSDVPKVDLAVKSMR